CAGCGCCGACCGCGAATCCAGGTACGTGTAGGGGCACGGCATGCCGTGCCCTTCTTCCGTCCGGCAGCCGCGGTGTCGTCGTGATTTCGAACGATGGGCACGGCATGCCGTGCCCCTACCATGGGCTTCTGCGTGGCCGACGCGTGTCGATCGGCCCGTGAGGATCGCCGAGCGGGCCGCAGCATCAGCCGGCCTTCACCCCCCCCACACCCACATCCCCACCCACGCGACCACAAACCCCCCCACCCACCAACACGTCTCCCGCCCGAACGCGCGAATGCTCCGGAAGCTCGGGATCGCCGTCGAGTCGCTGGCCTGACGGGCGAGAACGAGGACGCCGGCGCGGACTGTCCAGAGCGCGAAGTACGCGGCCACGAGCCGCTGGTCCGCCAGCGCCAGCCCCGCCGCGCCGAGCAGCGTCGGCAGCAGCCCGACCGTCAGCGCGTTCCGCGCGCCGGTCGGACCGTCCATCCAGGCGCGCTCGACGAGCACGACGCCGGGGAGGAACAGCGCAAGAGGTGCCCAGACGGCAAACGCCCGCGCGGCGCCGACGCCCCACGCCCGGAAGCCAAGGAGCAGGCACGGCACGGTGAGGAGGACATGCGTCAGGACGAGCAGGCGCCGATCGACCGGCACCCACTCCAGCCGCAGCAGGAACAGGACGCCGACGCCGGCGGCCACGGTGGCCAATACGGCGATCCATGCCTGCCGCTCGCTCTCGGGCAGCTGCGACAGGAACGCCCCGGCGAGGATCACGCAGCCCGCAAGGATCGCCATGCCCCGCGCGTCGCTGCGCCTTGGCACGGCCGCGGACCGGGACACCGGCTCCGGCCCCGAGCTGTCGCGAAAGCGGTCCATCACGCTCGTGATCCACTCGCTGACGATCACGAGGCCGGCCATCGACGCCACGAGCGCCACCGTCGCCGCGTCCGGCAGCCGCGGGTAGAACGCCACGACCGCGCCGCCTACGGAAGCGATCGCGAAGCTCACCCAGGCCTGCCGGTCGATGGGCGGCCGGGAGGCTGCGCCGTCGGGCGGGCGGGCGACGGATGTGGCCACGGGGACGGCCGTCACATCGGCCCCATGAGCGCGAACCCGATCAACGTCAGCGCGGCCAAGAGCGCCGTGCCTCGCCGGACGAGCGGCACCCAGGCGCCCCGCTGCGTGCGGGCGGCCCACGTGAATCCCGCCTGGCCGAGCACGAGCAGCGGCAGTGTGCCGGCCGCGAACGCCGCCATCCACGCCGCGCCTGCAGGCACGCTCGGCGCCGCCGCGGCGGCACCGGCGGCGGCGTACAGCATGCCGCACGGCAGGAGGGGCGTCAGCAGGCCGAGGCCGAGCGCGCGGGCCGGAGGCCGCAGGCCCCGCAGGCGCCGGGCGCCGACGCCGTGCCATCGGCTCAGGAACAGCGGTGCGTTCGCCGCAGGCCGCAGCGCGTACCACAAGAGCGGCAGCGTGCCGATCGCGGCCAGCACCGGCCAGCTGAGCACCGGCCGCAGCGGCGCGCCGATGGACGCGAATGCCGCGCCGACGGCGCTGTAGGCCGTGATCCGAGCGCCGTGGTAGAGGCCCAGGCTGGCGAAGGGCGTTCGCTCCGGTCGGCCGAGCAGGCACGCCAGCGGCCCGCACATCCCGAGGCAGTGGATGCCGGCCGCCAGCCCGAGGGCGAAGAACGCCGCCGCGCCCGCCGCGGTGTGTGCGTGGGCATGCGCCCCTTCGAGGGCGTCCAGCAGCGCCGTCATGGACCGATGAACTGCAGTTGCGACGTGATGATCAAGCCCGTGCTCCGATCACGCGTCTCGACGATGACGTCGAACGTGCCGTCGTCGCCGTCGTCGTCGCCATCCTCGTTCGCTCCGTCGCCCGCTTTGTCGCCCGCTCCGTCGCCCGCTCCGTCGCCCGCTCCGTCGCCCGCTTTGTCGCCCACTTTGTCGCCCGCGTCCTCGCCGGCCTTCTCGTATGCATCCACCGGCATGCTGACGATCACCGGCACGCGCTGGTCGGTCAGGCTGTCGAGTTCGACGCTCGGGATTGGGAGGATCGCGGTCGCGCCTTCGGGCAGCACGGCGCGGATCTCGAACGTGCTTCGCTGAGGCGTCTTGTTCACGA
Above is a window of Candidatus Avedoeria danica DNA encoding:
- a CDS encoding sulfite exporter TauE/SafE family protein, with amino-acid sequence MTALLDALEGAHAHAHTAAGAAAFFALGLAAGIHCLGMCGPLACLLGRPERTPFASLGLYHGARITAYSAVGAAFASIGAPLRPVLSWPVLAAIGTLPLLWYALRPAANAPLFLSRWHGVGARRLRGLRPPARALGLGLLTPLLPCGMLYAAAGAAAAAPSVPAGAAWMAAFAAGTLPLLVLGQAGFTWAARTQRGAWVPLVRRGTALLAALTLIGFALMGPM